The stretch of DNA CAATTCAAAAACTGTATTATTTCGTGACATTATCGAAATTTGAATCAGCTGATTTGCGACTGATATTCCTCTGCTGAAAGAAGTTTTTCCAGCTCGGACTCATCACTTATCTTAAGTTTAATTATCCAGCCTTCACCATAAGGATCGTTATTGATGAGTTCTGGTTGTTCTTCTAAAATGCTATTCACATCCTTGATTTCGCCGCTCAAAGGGGCGTAGAGTTCCGATACAGCTTTGACTGCTTCAATGGTGCCAAAAGCTTCCGTCTGGTTGGTTGAGTCCCCTTTATTCGGTAACTCTACGAATACAATGTCACCCAATTCACCTTGGGCATAATCGGTTATGCCAATTGTTGCAACATCATCCTCAATTGCAATCCATTCGTGTTCTGAGGTATATTGTAATGCCTCAGGTATCTCCATGTCAATTCTCCTTTTTTGTTAACTATGCTGCAGCAGCGTACATTTTTGTTTGTATTTTCTCTACATATCTCGTATCAAAATTTCCGGCAATAAAGTCTTCTTGTTGCAGAATCATTTCATGGAATGGTATGGTTGTCGCGATACCTTCAATGACAAACTCTTCCAGGCATCGACTCATTCTTGTCAGGGCTTCCTCCCGGGTTTTACCGTGTGTAATGAGCTTTGCAACTAACGAATCATAAAAAGGCGGAATAACATAACCCGCATAGGCGTGCGTATCGACTCTGACTCCATGACCTCCGGGCACATGAAAGCTGGTAATTTTACCCGGAGAAGGTCTGAAATCTTTTGCAGGATCCTCGGCATTGATACGGCATTCAATGGCATGGCCGCGCATTTTGAATTCTTTATTCCAATCAAATTTTAGTCCGGCGGCAATTTCGATTTGTCGCCGGATCAAATCAATTCCAAAGACCATTTCAGTCACCGGATGCTCAACCTGGATTCGCGTGTTCATTTCCATAAAATAAAAATTACCGTCTTCATAAAGAAACTCAATGGTACCGGCGCTCTCATAATTTACAGCTTCAGCGCCTTTAATAGCCGCATCTGCCATTTTCTTTCGAATTTTCGGTGTTATTACCGGAGACGGAGATTCTTCGATTAATTTCTGATGTTTCCTTTGAATGGAGCACTCCCTTTCTCCTAAAGGAACGACATTACCATGTGAATCGGCCAGAATCTGGATTTCGATGTGACGCGGATGCTCGATAAATTTCTCCATATATAAATCCGGATTCCCAAAACCTGTCTGGGCTTCATTTGTAGCTGTCTCAAATGCCCTGTCAATACCATCTGCATC from candidate division KSB1 bacterium encodes:
- the accC gene encoding acetyl-CoA carboxylase biotin carboxylase subunit; this translates as MFKKVLIANRGEIALRIIRACKELDIATVAVYSEADADSLHVRFADEIVCIGPGPSAQSYLQIPRIISAAEVTNAEAIHPGYGFLAENAHFAEVCESCNIKFIGPEPQMIRDMGNKAKAKDTMKNAGVPVIPGSDGILKDKNEAKKIAHGIGYPVIIKASAGGGGRGMRIVRDADGIDRAFETATNEAQTGFGNPDLYMEKFIEHPRHIEIQILADSHGNVVPLGERECSIQRKHQKLIEESPSPVITPKIRKKMADAAIKGAEAVNYESAGTIEFLYEDGNFYFMEMNTRIQVEHPVTEMVFGIDLIRRQIEIAAGLKFDWNKEFKMRGHAIECRINAEDPAKDFRPSPGKITSFHVPGGHGVRVDTHAYAGYVIPPFYDSLVAKLITHGKTREEALTRMSRCLEEFVIEGIATTIPFHEMILQQEDFIAGNFDTRYVEKIQTKMYAAAA
- the gcvH gene encoding glycine cleavage system protein GcvH; amino-acid sequence: MEIPEALQYTSEHEWIAIEDDVATIGITDYAQGELGDIVFVELPNKGDSTNQTEAFGTIEAVKAVSELYAPLSGEIKDVNSILEEQPELINNDPYGEGWIIKLKISDESELEKLLSAEEYQSQIS